In the Pyrolobus fumarii 1A genome, one interval contains:
- a CDS encoding V-type ATP synthase subunit A: MSGAKMYEMVEVGEERLVGEITKISGDKAFIQVYESTTGLRPGEPVYGTGEPLSVELGPGLLGQIFDGIQRPLGKIKDLTGSIFVKRGVKVPALDRHKKWHFKPNTELKPGDKVHAGDVLGTVQETPLIEHRIMVPPDIPSATLEWLAPEGDYTVEDTIAVVTVPGRGKVELKMMHRWPVRRARPVKEKLEPIEPLLTGIRVIDTLFPLAKGGAAAIPGPFGSGKTVTLHSLAKWSAAKVVIYIGCGERGNEMTDALRRFPKYKDPWTGRPLLERTILVANTSNMPVAAREASIYTGMTMAEYYRDMGYDVLLIADSTSRWAEALREIAGRLEEMPAEEGYPSYLASRLAEFYERAGRAVLLGRPNRVGSVSIAAAVSPPGGDFTEPVTSHTRRFVRVFWALDVALASARHYPAINWIISYSAYVDLVAKWWHENIDPRWKEYRDEMYSILLREDELKEIVRLVGTEGLSERDKLILETARLIREGFLKQNAFDPIDAFSTPQKQFKLMRAIIDFHRSAMRLVEHGIPVKAIREKLSDKLTKLMRAKFEIPNDEIDKIDKIREEILEALDRLMEEYTTA; the protein is encoded by the coding sequence ATGAGCGGCGCCAAGATGTACGAGATGGTTGAGGTTGGCGAGGAGAGACTCGTAGGCGAGATCACCAAGATTAGTGGCGATAAGGCCTTCATCCAGGTGTACGAGTCGACTACCGGACTAAGGCCTGGTGAGCCTGTTTACGGTACGGGCGAGCCTCTTAGCGTCGAGCTTGGACCTGGACTCCTCGGCCAGATCTTTGACGGTATTCAGAGACCTCTGGGCAAGATAAAGGATCTCACCGGCAGCATCTTCGTGAAGCGCGGTGTTAAGGTACCAGCCCTTGACAGGCACAAGAAGTGGCACTTCAAGCCCAACACTGAACTAAAGCCTGGCGACAAGGTACACGCTGGTGACGTGCTAGGCACAGTACAAGAGACTCCTCTAATCGAGCATCGCATTATGGTGCCACCGGACATTCCGAGCGCTACTCTAGAATGGCTTGCGCCAGAGGGCGACTATACCGTAGAGGATACGATTGCTGTAGTTACTGTCCCGGGTCGCGGCAAAGTAGAACTAAAGATGATGCATAGGTGGCCAGTGAGGAGAGCACGCCCGGTAAAGGAGAAGCTCGAGCCCATTGAGCCTCTACTAACCGGCATTAGAGTCATTGACACGTTGTTCCCCTTGGCTAAGGGCGGAGCTGCTGCAATCCCCGGTCCCTTCGGCAGCGGTAAGACCGTCACACTCCACAGCCTAGCTAAGTGGAGCGCCGCCAAGGTCGTCATCTACATCGGCTGTGGCGAGCGCGGCAACGAGATGACCGATGCGCTACGCCGCTTCCCGAAGTACAAGGATCCGTGGACCGGACGCCCACTACTAGAGAGGACCATCCTCGTCGCCAATACTAGCAACATGCCGGTGGCCGCAAGAGAGGCTAGCATCTACACCGGCATGACAATGGCCGAGTACTACCGCGACATGGGATACGACGTACTGCTAATCGCCGACTCTACGAGCAGATGGGCCGAGGCACTTCGCGAGATAGCAGGCCGTCTCGAGGAGATGCCAGCCGAGGAGGGCTATCCAAGCTACCTAGCCTCCAGGCTAGCAGAGTTCTACGAGCGCGCTGGCCGTGCCGTCCTTCTCGGCAGGCCGAACAGAGTTGGCAGCGTTAGTATCGCTGCTGCGGTATCGCCACCGGGTGGCGACTTCACCGAGCCGGTAACAAGCCACACCAGGAGGTTCGTGAGAGTCTTCTGGGCGCTTGACGTCGCACTCGCGAGCGCCAGGCACTACCCAGCCATCAACTGGATAATCAGCTACTCCGCCTACGTCGACCTAGTAGCCAAGTGGTGGCACGAGAATATCGACCCCAGGTGGAAGGAGTACCGCGACGAGATGTACAGCATCCTACTACGCGAGGACGAGCTTAAGGAGATTGTAAGGCTTGTAGGTACCGAGGGTCTAAGTGAGAGGGACAAGCTGATACTAGAGACCGCGAGGCTCATCAGAGAGGGCTTCCTAAAGCAGAACGCGTTCGACCCAATTGACGCCTTCTCGACGCCACAGAAGCAATTCAAGCTAATGAGAGCAATAATTGACTTCCACCGCAGCGCAATGAGGCTAGTAGAGCACGGTATCCCAGTCAAAGCAATCAGAGAGAAGCTTAGCGACAAGCTAACTAAGCTAATGAGAGCGAAGTTCGAGATACCAAACGACGAGATAGACAAGATAGACAAGATACGCGAGGAGATACTAGAGGCCCTAGACCGCCTCATGGAAGAGTACACTACAGCATAA
- the ndhC gene encoding NADH-quinone oxidoreductase subunit A: protein MNSFEANYAVMALLALLGFFGTLAAYFIARIITWGPSHPFKRARYEAGNPPRRRARVSTIPQYYGYIIIFIVLDPLFALLFLTPPSSALNPLRTLMWVALVSVILIPPLLYALHYAERIEYWVWDRRGMEALRRAHERRRLALIERSKRQS, encoded by the coding sequence GTGAACAGCTTCGAGGCTAACTACGCAGTTATGGCGTTGCTGGCGCTTCTGGGGTTCTTCGGGACACTAGCTGCATACTTTATCGCGAGGATAATAACTTGGGGGCCTAGCCATCCTTTCAAGAGAGCACGTTACGAGGCGGGTAACCCTCCCCGCAGAAGAGCACGTGTCTCTACAATACCCCAATACTACGGCTACATTATCATCTTCATTGTACTTGATCCGCTCTTCGCGCTGCTGTTCCTAACACCGCCAAGCTCTGCTCTAAACCCACTACGCACACTCATGTGGGTAGCACTCGTCTCCGTCATACTCATACCGCCGCTACTCTACGCGCTCCACTACGCCGAGAGAATCGAGTATTGGGTTTGGGATAGGCGCGGCATGGAGGCACTTAGAAGAGCCCATGAGAGGCGTCGCTTAGCCCTCATCGAGCGCTCCAAGAGGCAAAGCTAA
- the cobB gene encoding NAD-dependent protein deacetylase, which yields MTLTSDVERAARLIAKRGHVAVLTGAGISADSGIPTFRGKDGLWRRFRAEELATPEAFRRNPRLVWEWYRWRMEIIARAQPNEGHYALVELEKLGLVDCLITQNVDGLHQRAGSKNVIELHGNIWRARCTKCSYTIVWDEPPPLESLPPRCPRCNNLLRPDVVWFGEPIPEDAWNNALKCAMSARVMLVIGTSGVVYPAALLPYIARERGAVVIEINVERSALTDDVTDIFLRGRASEVLPQLVRHVKNMLSAN from the coding sequence TTGACGCTAACCAGTGACGTGGAGAGAGCCGCACGGCTGATAGCGAAACGTGGCCATGTAGCCGTCCTCACGGGTGCGGGCATCAGCGCTGATAGTGGAATACCCACTTTCCGCGGCAAAGACGGCCTATGGAGGAGGTTTAGAGCAGAGGAACTTGCCACGCCAGAAGCCTTCCGGCGCAACCCTCGTCTAGTTTGGGAGTGGTATAGGTGGCGCATGGAGATTATAGCACGGGCGCAGCCCAATGAAGGACACTACGCTCTCGTCGAGCTGGAGAAGCTTGGACTAGTAGATTGCCTCATCACACAGAACGTTGATGGTTTACACCAGAGGGCCGGCTCGAAGAACGTCATAGAGCTACATGGCAACATATGGCGGGCAAGATGCACCAAATGCAGCTATACTATTGTGTGGGACGAGCCGCCACCCTTAGAGAGTCTGCCACCACGCTGCCCTCGCTGCAACAACTTGCTGCGTCCAGACGTGGTATGGTTCGGCGAACCAATACCGGAGGATGCATGGAACAACGCGCTAAAATGCGCGATGTCGGCACGAGTGATGCTCGTGATCGGCACCAGCGGCGTTGTATATCCCGCAGCCCTACTACCATATATCGCGCGTGAACGAGGAGCAGTTGTCATAGAGATTAATGTAGAGCGAAGTGCCTTGACCGACGATGTTACGGATATCTTCCTGAGAGGAAGAGCCTCAGAGGTATTACCACAACTCGTGAGGCACGTTAAAAACATGCTGAGTGCCAACTAG
- the purB gene encoding adenylosuccinate lyase, with the protein MCVFEWRYGSKEMRDLLSLESWMRHLLRVEVAVVEAMEELGLAPGGIAAKVRDAAESITVKEWLEAEKKRGHDIAALAELLGEKAGGEAARYVHLGLTSYDVVDTAWAIIIREAVRIVKARVKHIIKILSKLAKEYVDVPVVGRTHGQHASPVTLGFKLANYVYELARRYEALCDVEKRVVKAKIGGSVGTLAFWTLLWGVEKALALRKKVAEKLGLEPHVITTQVAPREALAELACQLASLAGVLERFALEVRELSRPEIGEWVEAPLGRVGSSAMPHKANPVVSERICGLSRITRGLVVPALENIALWHERDLTNSSAERVWIPHMLLTIDQMLVDTIELLEKRLRFNLDAMKRNLELTRGHALSEAVVALLVSKGMARHEAHRLVMSVSREAYERGEPLVEALLRNPVVARLVTRDELEKVLRPEGFVGAYRALVEEALSYAEKTISKC; encoded by the coding sequence GTGTGCGTATTCGAGTGGAGATATGGCTCCAAGGAGATGCGTGACCTGCTCTCTCTAGAATCGTGGATGAGGCATCTTCTGCGTGTGGAGGTAGCTGTTGTCGAGGCTATGGAGGAGCTTGGATTGGCGCCCGGCGGGATTGCAGCGAAGGTACGTGACGCAGCCGAGAGCATAACTGTCAAAGAGTGGCTTGAAGCTGAGAAGAAACGTGGCCACGATATTGCTGCGTTAGCAGAACTGTTGGGCGAGAAGGCGGGTGGTGAAGCAGCCAGGTACGTACATCTAGGATTAACAAGTTATGATGTAGTTGACACCGCGTGGGCTATCATTATACGCGAGGCGGTTAGAATTGTAAAGGCTCGTGTCAAGCACATTATAAAGATACTTTCAAAGTTAGCCAAGGAGTATGTTGACGTTCCTGTTGTTGGGCGGACGCATGGGCAGCATGCCTCGCCAGTCACACTGGGCTTTAAGCTAGCCAACTACGTGTACGAGTTGGCTAGGCGTTACGAGGCTCTGTGTGACGTAGAGAAGCGTGTTGTGAAAGCCAAGATAGGGGGGAGTGTCGGTACGCTGGCCTTCTGGACGCTATTGTGGGGTGTCGAGAAGGCACTTGCCTTGCGCAAGAAGGTAGCCGAAAAACTAGGCCTAGAGCCTCACGTAATAACAACGCAAGTTGCGCCACGCGAAGCTCTAGCCGAGTTAGCTTGTCAGCTTGCAAGCCTAGCGGGTGTGCTGGAAAGATTTGCGCTTGAAGTGAGGGAACTGTCAAGGCCGGAGATAGGCGAGTGGGTTGAAGCGCCGCTTGGCAGAGTTGGTAGCAGCGCAATGCCTCATAAGGCTAACCCTGTCGTCTCAGAGCGTATATGTGGCCTATCTCGTATAACACGTGGACTAGTGGTTCCTGCTCTAGAAAACATAGCCCTATGGCACGAGCGCGACCTTACAAATAGTAGTGCCGAGAGGGTATGGATACCTCATATGCTACTAACGATTGACCAGATGCTTGTTGACACCATAGAGCTGCTCGAGAAGAGATTGAGGTTCAATCTGGATGCGATGAAGAGGAACCTCGAGCTTACGCGTGGACATGCGCTAAGTGAAGCTGTGGTTGCTCTACTAGTCTCGAAGGGTATGGCCAGGCATGAAGCTCACAGGCTAGTGATGAGTGTATCGAGAGAAGCTTATGAGCGTGGTGAGCCGCTGGTAGAGGCGCTGTTGCGTAATCCAGTCGTGGCTAGGTTGGTGACAAGGGATGAGTTGGAGAAAGTGTTGAGGCCGGAGGGCTTCGTGGGTGCGTACAGGGCTCTGGTAGAAGAGGCGTTGAGTTATGCAGAGAAAACTATCAGTAAGTGCTAG
- the mvk gene encoding mevalonate kinase, translating to MILVGEHFVVKGIPALAAALGLYSYACWDEFNEETVLVDAVNLGVTCRVYPANVCGAKLAGLARIAEIIGARGIRVRVWSEAPMGAGLGSSASVSTVFAAALLDAVEGTVEEERVAELAFEAEVVHHGKPSGIDNTVALHGGFILYHSRLIYERITPGTRFTLILADTGVERSTRKAVEFVLSRYSRLRGAASLVYLAAWKLVEEAANAVHVGDARRLGEIMDVAHGLLYAMGVSTPEIERLVWAARRAGAFGAKLTGAGMGGVVIALVDESVAEKVAEALQDSGAKWVRTAKLGVEGLTRVEHVKTWESKSLDEGLKSEQLRG from the coding sequence GTGATACTTGTTGGCGAGCACTTCGTCGTGAAGGGTATACCGGCGCTTGCAGCAGCCCTCGGACTATACTCGTATGCCTGTTGGGACGAGTTCAACGAAGAAACTGTCCTAGTTGACGCTGTTAACTTGGGTGTCACGTGCCGCGTGTATCCGGCTAACGTGTGTGGCGCCAAGCTGGCTGGCCTAGCGAGGATTGCTGAGATCATAGGAGCCCGCGGTATCCGTGTAAGAGTGTGGTCAGAGGCGCCTATGGGAGCAGGCCTTGGTAGCAGCGCGTCAGTATCAACTGTCTTTGCTGCTGCGCTTCTAGATGCCGTAGAGGGCACCGTGGAGGAAGAACGCGTCGCGGAGCTAGCATTCGAGGCCGAGGTGGTACATCACGGCAAACCTAGCGGTATCGACAACACCGTCGCGTTACACGGAGGCTTCATACTATACCACTCGAGGCTAATCTACGAGCGCATAACGCCAGGCACAAGATTCACACTGATACTTGCCGATACTGGCGTGGAGAGGAGCACAAGGAAGGCGGTAGAGTTTGTACTATCTAGATACTCTAGGTTACGGGGAGCTGCTAGCCTGGTCTACCTGGCCGCATGGAAGCTTGTAGAGGAGGCGGCCAACGCTGTACACGTTGGCGATGCTAGGCGACTCGGAGAGATAATGGATGTTGCGCATGGCCTGTTGTACGCAATGGGCGTCTCTACCCCCGAGATTGAGCGCCTCGTCTGGGCAGCTAGGCGAGCTGGCGCTTTCGGAGCAAAGTTGACCGGCGCTGGCATGGGTGGCGTTGTGATAGCTCTAGTGGATGAGAGTGTAGCGGAGAAGGTGGCAGAAGCGCTTCAAGACTCCGGTGCTAAGTGGGTTCGAACAGCTAAGCTGGGCGTTGAGGGGCTAACACGAGTAGAGCATGTTAAAACCTGGGAGAGCAAGAGTTTGGATGAGGGGCTAAAGAGTGAACAGCTTCGAGGCTAA